One genomic segment of Pandoraea sputorum includes these proteins:
- the clsB gene encoding cardiolipin synthase ClsB, with amino-acid sequence MSKYLPFSRDNELALLYLGANYFTALIDAIDRAQHDVALETYIFEADDAGQSVSAALQRAAQRGVKVRVITDGIGTSRRLPFFDDWRENGVAHRIYNARLFGKFGFSRTHRKIAVVDHTVAFVGGINIIDDYNGGGGGGTRMDDPRWDFAVQCRGPIVAEIVAAFHLQWQRLAPGYLGTPFRHRRRGLRGRLHAPYTGQAAFVARDNLHNRRAVEKAYLMALGRARHEVWLANPYFVPGRRLRRALTQAARRGVSVHLLIGRKEFRLLDTAVPWLYAKLLDAGVRIGEYDMRQLHGKVAVVDDVWATVGSSNLDALSLFLNHEANVVVLDDPVVIELRDHIRRAFGDARLIDPERYGERSRWRRFRQWMAYRLYRLAMKLLTRGKYD; translated from the coding sequence ATGAGCAAATATCTGCCGTTCTCCCGCGACAACGAACTGGCACTGCTTTATCTCGGCGCGAACTACTTTACCGCCCTCATCGACGCCATCGATCGCGCCCAGCATGACGTGGCGCTCGAGACGTACATCTTCGAAGCGGACGACGCCGGGCAGAGCGTCAGCGCCGCGCTGCAACGGGCGGCGCAACGTGGGGTCAAAGTGCGCGTGATCACGGACGGCATCGGCACCAGCCGACGCCTGCCGTTCTTCGACGACTGGCGTGAGAACGGGGTGGCGCACCGCATTTACAACGCTCGACTCTTCGGCAAGTTCGGCTTTTCGCGCACGCATCGCAAGATCGCTGTCGTCGATCACACGGTGGCGTTCGTGGGCGGCATCAACATCATCGACGACTACAACGGTGGCGGTGGTGGCGGCACGCGCATGGACGACCCGCGCTGGGACTTTGCGGTGCAGTGCCGCGGACCTATCGTCGCTGAGATCGTGGCGGCGTTTCATCTGCAATGGCAGCGTCTGGCGCCGGGGTATCTCGGTACGCCGTTTCGCCACCGTCGCCGGGGCTTGCGCGGGCGCTTGCACGCGCCCTATACCGGGCAGGCGGCCTTCGTCGCGCGGGACAACCTCCACAATCGTCGCGCGGTCGAGAAGGCGTATCTGATGGCGCTGGGACGGGCGCGTCACGAGGTCTGGCTTGCCAATCCTTACTTCGTCCCTGGACGTCGTCTGCGACGCGCTCTCACGCAGGCCGCCAGACGCGGCGTGTCTGTGCATCTGCTCATTGGCCGCAAGGAATTCCGATTGCTCGACACGGCGGTGCCGTGGCTGTACGCCAAGCTGCTCGACGCCGGGGTGCGCATCGGTGAGTACGACATGCGTCAGTTGCACGGCAAGGTGGCGGTGGTGGACGATGTCTGGGCGACGGTCGGCTCGTCGAATCTCGATGCGTTGTCTCTGTTTCTGAATCACGAAGCCAATGTCGTGGTGCTCGACGATCCCGTTGTCATCGAACTGCGCGACCATATTCGTCGCGCGTTCGGGGACGCACGTCTGATCGACCCGGAGCGCTACGGCGAACGCTCGCGCTGGCGGCGCTTTCGTCAGTGGATGGCCTACCGGCTCTATCGCCTGGCGATGAAACTGCTCACCCGCGGCAAGTACGACTGA
- a CDS encoding TetR/AcrR family transcriptional regulator: protein MRKGEQTRAAILNAALELAGRDGLEGLTIGLLADRMQMSKSGVFAHFGSREDLQIEVLMEYHRRFDEEVFSPSMEAPRGLPRLRALVDRWMDKRIREVTTGCIYISGAVEYDDRAASPVREALVKSVQLWRSALLRAITQAKEEGHLRPDTDPRLMLFEMYSLTLGLHHDARFLRDPGAVEMTRVALEKLISSYQRG from the coding sequence ATGCGAAAGGGTGAACAGACACGTGCCGCGATCCTGAATGCCGCGCTTGAACTGGCGGGGCGGGATGGGCTTGAGGGGCTGACGATCGGCTTGCTGGCCGATCGTATGCAAATGAGCAAGAGCGGCGTCTTCGCGCACTTCGGGTCGCGTGAGGATTTGCAGATCGAAGTGCTGATGGAATACCACCGGCGCTTCGATGAAGAAGTGTTCTCTCCCAGCATGGAAGCGCCGCGCGGCCTGCCGCGACTCAGAGCGCTGGTGGATCGCTGGATGGACAAGCGGATTCGCGAAGTGACGACGGGCTGCATCTATATCAGCGGCGCTGTCGAGTATGACGATCGTGCGGCCAGTCCGGTGCGCGAAGCCTTGGTGAAGAGTGTGCAGTTGTGGCGATCTGCCCTGCTGCGCGCGATTACGCAAGCGAAGGAGGAGGGACATCTGCGCCCGGACACCGATCCGCGCCTGATGCTCTTTGAAATGTACAGCCTGACACTCGGCCTGCATCACGACGCGCGCTTCCTTCGGGACCCCGGCGCCGTCGAGATGACCCGGGTGGCACTGGAAAAACTGATTTCGTCTTATCAGCGCGGGTGA